The region TAGAACTGACAATGTAGAGGCATGGCTGTGAGTGTAGAACTGGTACATGTTTATCAGATGCAGCTATGTGGCTAGGGTTTTGAAATGTATCAGTATCACTGCTGGATAGGTTTGAAAGGTAGAACAAAGAACTGCAAATATTATGAACATATATTAGAtatctggggggggggagctcTACTATgaacatatatatagatacaataaaaatacaatataaggTACTTGAATTGCTTGAATTGTAAGTTGGCAGACTGCAAAAAGATGTTCAATAAAGTGACATAATTTAGTTAATAATAACAGTGACTGCCTAGTATGTAGTTTACAATACttacagaaaaaacacagatgCTCCTATAGCGCATAGTGAGAGGAAAGCACAGGGAGGGGCAGTACTACTCAGTACTCAGCCCAGCAACAGGAGCTTTGTGGCCCGGCCGTGAAGTGACTTGTTAAAAAGTCTGACGGCAGTGGCTAGGAATGACCTCACATGCTGCTCCTTAGCACAGCATGCCTTATTTCAGTCTGCTGCTCAATGACCTCTGCTTCATCCCAGTGGTCCACTGCATCACGAGAGTTATCCACCACCCAAACTTATTCAGCCAGCTGAggccctgtggtcagaaacagacCACTTATGTATGGTTAGAGAATGGCTACTACAAATGGCGCAACAGATGAGCTATAGGCTCTAATTGTACAcctacaaatgtttttaatgaaatgctTGGACGTTAATGTGGAAATGTATGTTATTTGGTACATTGCTTTGTTtagtgcttgcatgtgtgtttgtgtgcgtgtgtgggtgtgtgtgtgttcgctcactcacctctctctgccGTTAATTGTGCCTTGTCCCCCTCCCCAAGACAGCTGGGCAGCCGTGGGTGTTGTGGTAGGATGTGGGTTGGTGGGGAGGAGATGGGCTGAGAGCGATGAATGGCAGCGGCGCCAGCGTGGTACTCTACCCAGGAACAACAGTACGCAGAAACAGGGCCCATGAAGGGAAGGAGCGTTTCGTAAGACAGCGCAGGGCTGCGGGCATCCAGCCTGTGTGTTTGCCTCTCTCGCACACGGTCTCGCTTTCTCTCATGCACAGTACTTCCTTtcccttatctctctctcttctgtttctccctctcggCTTCAGCAAAGACATCTGGACTATAACTACTAGCAGGATATAGTGTACAAATCAAGGGAACTCAGAGTTAAATGTTTTCCAGAGATAAACCAGAAAGAGCCAGTTTTCCAAAAGTTCCTTTATGAAAACGCACCAATTTCATATGGATAGAGGAATCAAAGTAACACCACAGAGGTAATTTTAACTCTGTAAGAGATAACTCGTCAATATATTGCACAAAATGTGGAGAGACATTGGAAGACCCCTCTCTTATGGACATATGAGAAAGACTCTAATCTTTGTTCTTATCTGTTTCTAAAGGAGCTTCTCACTCCTGGTTAACCCCAAGTTCCCAACTTTGATAGATTCTAGTTTAGACCTGCAATTCCCCATGATAGCAGCAAAATTTGACTTCTGATTAGAACTGACACAGACAAATTGCACATGGATTTTCTTGGTGGTGTGTGGTTCTTGGCTCATTGTCTAGACCACCTTTGCTTTCACAGGACCAACAGGAACTCCACTGCAAGTTTAACCACTGTTGTGTGAAACATCAATTTTAACTATCCCACTTGGATAGTTTTTAAATTCTACTAGTTCATGTCAGTAAtctgtgttgagtgttgatATTGGCAGGGTGACATTATTTAGAAGAAAGCTAAAGCACAGACCAAGTTCCTCCCATCTCTCGCTCATTCTACTTGTTATGTGTGGGTGCAAATGAACAGTCTACATGCTTAATGAAGAACATGTGAACctgccagccaatcacagctgcCTGGCCTGCTTCAGCCAATCAGTGATCGCCACATGACAAAGCTAGCCATACATTTAGACCTATTGGTTAAATCATGTACGTTGGTCAGGctaacattttattatgtacAACCCTAATCTATTGTCCTAAGCCACAGATGGAGATACTCACCTTATTAGAGGAAACAGCACACAGAGGTGAGGATAAAAACATAGGATGTGGAGTGAGACAGATGTCCAAGATGAAGAATAAAGGGTGGGGAATTTCTTCCACCGTTTCTGCTCCTGTGCTCCCCAGATGGGCCTAAAGAGCTCAGCTACAAAGCTGTAAATTTGACCAGCTAACAGCTTTTCCCTGGACAATACTGCCTTCTACAACCTCCCCCCCTTGCGTCCCCTCACAATACCAACTcatgcttctctctcccctttgcTGTGCAGCACTATTCCTCCCATTCCTTTATTCACCCTGTTATTCTTCAATAGGCAGAGACTGCAAGGATGCTACAAACCTAGACTATGTGTTCCAGAGCTACTAGGCCCTCCTCCTTCTGACTGCTATTGGTTGGCTGCAGTGTGATGGGAGGTTAAGACTGGTTTCAGTAATGTCCATCTCTCCATCAGATAGGGCTGAGCATTCCAAGTATGATTGTATCCGGGTAGCGGGTTCAGAGATATTAACCCTTTATTGtactgttcttgttttttttttacttttcttcttttacaATGCTTGTTTGCACCATATACATAAGAGCTACCAGATGTTCCAGGACCTTTAGACTAAAGTTAGACATAAGAAAAATTGTGAAAATAGATTATTATAACTCTAAATAATAGAAAAACCCaagatgtttaaatatatatttccatttaaaggaaaataaaatacaaagttTAGATGAaaatttattttcctcttttaaaaTTGCCATACATTTGATGCAATGTTTTACTGTGAAGTTGGGACAGATACATTTAATAATGATTTGGAAATCATCCATTAATCCAGCAAGTTGTGTTCTATGTCACTGGCCATGCGGAAGCTTCTAACTTCAATTTTAGCTCATCTTGAATGAGTCTCCTGTCATCATGGCAACAAATTCTggagagaaaatatataaaataaatatatattatacataacatttatgtttttggaGTAAAGCAGTAGGAAGGCACTGTTACTATATGTTTCAGAGGTATAGGTGCCAACTTGCAATTTGAAATATCCATATcaaaattaaaagtattaatAGAATGAGAGTGATTACAAGCTGTACAAAATACAAGCACTGTTACATTTGATTTCATTCCAAGACAAGGTTTTTGTACCCTCATAATCAATCGTTCCATCACCATCTTTGTCAGCCTCCTTCATCATCTGCTCAGCCTCTTCCTCATTCAGAGGTTCACCAGCATTCATTAGGACGTACCTGCAAAAACATGCTCATGCTCAAGCTAAGGACATCAAGAGTTAGATATTGTACAGGAGTTAGAAATGATTTAAACAAAGCACCATATCAGATCTATCTGTGGTGTGCAAAAAATGCACAGAACAATGTTTGCATCACATAGTTTTTCTGTTTAAGGTGGATAACGGATGTAGTATATTCTTTTACAAAGCAATAGTAGCCATAGATCTAATGTgaaattatttacatgttttactaAGTGAGAAACTTAAGTCAGACTCATTTACTTCAGTGTATTCCAGTCAATGTAGCCCTTAGCCTCCTTATCAAACACCTTAAAAGCGGCTCGTAGTTCAGCATCCTGGTTTTTTGTTCTCTCATGGTAAAGAGCCATAAGACCCAGGAAGCTGTTGCAGTTAAAAGTGCCTTTGCCTGTAAAAGGGAAACATTTCATCAACATACCCAACAATGTCATGAATTACAATATCACTTCATAAAGGCCATTAAAATGACGTACTGTGACATTTATCCAGAGGTGGGAACCCTGTAAATTCACTATACATGTCAGAAAGGGTGTCACAAATTAAGCAAGGGCCCCATCTCTCCTCTTGTCAAAAAGAATGTTTACAACAATATTTACAACTTTGACAAGAGGATGAATCAGACCTATCTTTATGGTCAAGAAAAGCTACATTTGTGTTCCCTCTCACAAAATGTGATGTCAGAAAATAATAGTAACGTTAGGTTGATGTGTTAACTTGTGGTGCACATCTCTCTAGTCTGTCTTGCTAATCTACTGGGCAGTGCCTCTTGGTCTATCTGTGTCTTGCTTGCTTGCCTGCCAGTTCCACTGCAGTGTTCTGTAACTTTTTGCCTGACAAAAGTGACATTGAAATACTgctatttattacatttgataAATGTCAATGGGCAAGAGTTTATAAACTGAAACCCTGCAAAAAAGATATCTTTGTGCCGTGTCATGCACGAACATGTATTCGTATGCACAATATTGGTTGCTTATATCTCATTCTTTCCTGTATAGGTCTATTTATTCTTGCCCAACAGATAAGAACAATCAGTTTTAAAGAAGGGATTGCAGTGGGAGCAGTGGGGTGTCAGGTGTGACTGTGTGGCAACAGCAAATGGTTTACATGGCTCATGGGTCAAGTAGGGGGGGCCCTTGACCTGTGTAAGCAGAATTTTGCTTAGGGCCCATCCAAGGGAGTGAGGACGGGCTCGACATTTATCCCTAGACTACGACTTTACGTAGTCTAGTCTCCTAAAAATTAAAACGGTGCGAATATAAACAAACGATGTTGTGAAAAAATAGGAAACTTAGTCATTTCAGTGCATGGCCTGTAGATGGCACTGGGTGCGTTGTTGCGAAGGAAATATTGTGCGAATCTTTGTTCACTAGCACCCTCGTGTGGTGAAATGCTAATTCCCAGCACTTATAACTTTAATCCTCTTACGTGTCCCTGTTTGCTCAACTCCATCTGAACTGCGCTCAAATTAACTGGTATTAACATGTAAGTGGTTGGGGCAGGAGTGGTAGCATAAGCcacaaacatattaaaaaagTAAACCATGCCAATTCGGGATTATGGGCTATTTTTTAATGCCCAAAGAAAGCAGCTTTGGGCCTGCTCTTAATTATAAGCCACAGATATATTGATATAAAGAAGCTAAATACATTACTTTTTTGGGATTGTAGTATTCTCAAAGCCCCGAATAAAGCAAATTTAGCCCTGTTATAGACATACTAACTGTACTAAAGACATTAAAGATGTTATTTATCATAATAACATTCCAATAAATTTGGTCCACTATTAttcttgttgttgctgttattaaagtgttttgtgtatgatttTCAGTGGGGAATCATTTATTACGTGTTATTATTACTGAAGTTTTTTATTCTTACCAATTTTAAAGGTGATGGGCCATAGGAGTTACTTTTAGTACAAAACAGCTTCAGAGCTATAATATTGGTGATTAGTCCATGTTTATGATGATCCCAGCTAATTTGATAGACCTGTTGAttagcaaaaacaacaaagacccTTCACCCCCTGCACCTTAAAACTCACCATCTTTATCTACATCTTTACCCATTTGGCTCAGTTCTCTTTTGGTTGGGTTGATTCCCATCAAACTCATCAGCCTCTCCAACTCCTGAGTCTTCACATCGCCATTCCCTTCTTCGTCAAACATCTCAAACACACCTTTATACTCCGTGATCTGCTCAGGGGTGAGTTTGCTTGCCTCAGAAGGaaacaatatactgtaaatCTACATGGCTGACAGATCAGTGGCATCTTAATTGTACACAAGTCTGAGCAGGAACATAATGGTAATGCACGAAATAATTTACTTGTAACATTATGGAACATTATGCAGAGGATGTTTGCAGACATCCTCAAGTCAGAagtaatactttttaaaatgatatttcaaatgtaatttaagacATTTGCACTGAggatatacaaaaaataaaataattctgaatacgtctttaataaatattatattgtaatCATTGTCATTGAGGATCAGGTACTTTCAGGCTAATGTTGAAGGCTCATCACACTGAATAAATCAAGTGGGCAAGAAACTTACACaaaatctgacagaaaaaaacatagcTAGACACATTATGTAGAATTTGTTCAAAAACGACATTACGAAATGGATAGCAATTAATACAGATAGAAGCCAAATAAATTAGCGTtaaccaactttttttttttttagcttagCCACGTTATCTCTACTGTATACCCGATCTTTTTATACTAGCTTGCTAGTGATAGCATAGATAGCTAAGATAGTTCAATAGCAAGCTAGCCAGGTTATGTGACGTCATTGTTACGTAATGTTACGTAATGTTCAAACGTAGCTAACTAACTAGATAAAGATAAAGCTAACGAGCCTGTTTCTGGCATTATTTCAAGCCATATTTGCAAAATAGCTAGTTACATAATTATAACTTAAGTGAAACATGTTGAGATTAATAGCGCCAGATGAAACAGCCGGACACCGCTTGCTAGACACCTGTTCTGGGTTTAGGtaacatctagctagctagagagTGGCGGACTAAATTCGCCTCAATTGTGCGAAAATGTTGCCGCTGAAAATATATCAAGGTTTTAAACAGAAATGTCAGATTTCCAAGGTATAATCTGTGATATGCCTTGGAAATAAACTGCTACATCAGTTGATTGAGTGAATTTCTAATCTGGTGATTAAAAGCTTGAAAAATGATCATGATTTATCCGCTGTCTTCTCCGGGAGGAGGGAAACGAGAGTCACATTTGCTTGTTATTCAGTTCTATTATCAAAGTTTAtattctgcttttcttttctttttaaagaaactaAGACGTTGAAGAAATAACTACATataaggaaaatattttttttttattctacaaattatttttttatgacaAATTGAAAAGTTCACAAGTCAAAGCTCATAAACGATCTACGAACAGTGCTGGTATGTAGGAATCATTAAAAGCATTGGTTTTAATAAAAGGAACAGTACATAAAATCTAAAGGGAAAAACTTACCATTTTGTCTGGATTCAGTACTGTAAGACTGTTTGTCCTCTGGTCCAGTGATAGAGAGACTCTATGTTGTAAACCATAGGTGACGCTGTTAAATTCTCCCCTTGAGATTTTTACACACACCATTTATGGTATCCAAGTGTTCACTCCCCACTTCAGGGAATATCTGCCCTGATCAACATTAAGTAGTGCACAGTACAGGAATACACAATATTCCAAATTACATTTGATTATACATTTATTGAATATATTACTCATAACTAAGATAATGAAGAGGtcaatatttaaatgcatttaatgcaAAGAACTCTCATGAAAGAACTTTAGATTAACTGAGCTCTATCATGACAATAAGGTAGAATAAATCTACATCCCTCTTTGGGATTTCATAACTTTTCAGCTGTGGCAGTTTCAGCAGGTGCTAGAAGCTGCTCGGTCCCAAGTGAATGTCATCTAGGCAACAGaccaaataaagaaatataaccCCATTAGGATTCTATTTCCAGTTCGCATCAACTGTGGCCACCATTAGAGGTTCTAGATTATTCCATCATAATAATTGTTGCCAAATGGTTTTATGCTGAAAAGGGTTTCACAATGCTTACAGTTTATCTGGTGAATAACTAGACAACTAGAGGTTTTGAAAAGATGTTAAGGATCCTGTAATTGTGTCATCTTATACTTTGATTTGAGAAGTTTGTCATTCAGCCATACAATCGCAAGCAAATTAAATAATACTTTATTTGCTGTCTTGTTTCTATTTTCAAATCCTGACAGGTCTTATTTAAATATCCTAACAAATAAACTCCACATGACATcga is a window of Electrophorus electricus isolate fEleEle1 chromosome 3, fEleEle1.pri, whole genome shotgun sequence DNA encoding:
- the LOC113571589 gene encoding calglandulin, which codes for MASKLTPEQITEYKGVFEMFDEEGNGDVKTQELERLMSLMGINPTKRELSQMGKDVDKDGKGTFNCNSFLGLMALYHERTKNQDAELRAAFKVFDKEAKGYIDWNTLKYVLMNAGEPLNEEEAEQMMKEADKDGDGTIDYEEFVAMMTGDSFKMS